A single genomic interval of Coleofasciculus sp. FACHB-1120 harbors:
- a CDS encoding abortive infection protein, which yields MFLTIFASLIFLLLGSGIFIYYTLKNSANKNNISNYELYLKNQLNQANSYPVNNTISSSVYQPVSVWTGRLILLPKEQRQPGKSVLFEVYNAAPAHQNLVGKTVNLEWSRDAEVQRFVQAVTQDVKFIQATEDSKKTGNLHPERLNNWQNVDPLESLAGARPQDDVIVELKNPVVVTSKQKERPSLRIAQEPVQVTGRIYALVTIIKREKTDSVSAATPSDRFVVRHFNKKSKQFDGPLETIRIPQVPSDRNGITRSTNRGIENSPLNPAGWYIYGAKDAEGMLVTQAIEPRALMRLQPDEVRVNRKSAISYLKKELWKDTEGQKGTAKIVLLDPKSQQFNEAVSKWREGDRAIVLHTYGGIGGKNPETEPLGVVTGHFAYGIATVVRDRFTDELRFDIEYRQVYAHNPDGIIAGTMKWSTYMGDLQRGWLGNRPVSDAIVKLDAVTQDYDFDGIQLSPMKEFMRQLDIMMARYRIGDGTGSSVVTPSTSCVQDANQALFVTIKQVEKQVASNPRIQEWLRRHPTDAQTLRFQQLVKLGRSLEKQLAPLGIIRSDWQENAENLAGTRTADGTLTTILKAATTWRTMLPRRAHDEIATILLNNGATLWVIRTNQVGGFNSDIVPRAPTALLGHRTN from the coding sequence GTGTTTTTAACGATTTTTGCTAGCCTGATTTTTCTGCTTTTGGGGTCGGGAATTTTTATTTATTATACACTAAAGAATTCTGCGAATAAAAACAATATATCAAATTATGAGTTATACCTCAAAAATCAATTAAACCAAGCAAATTCTTATCCGGTTAATAACACTATCTCATCGAGTGTTTATCAACCCGTCAGCGTATGGACAGGACGCCTAATATTACTACCGAAAGAGCAGAGACAACCTGGAAAATCGGTACTTTTTGAAGTTTACAATGCCGCTCCCGCGCATCAGAATTTAGTCGGAAAAACTGTAAATTTAGAATGGAGCCGGGATGCAGAAGTGCAAAGATTTGTCCAGGCTGTAACGCAAGATGTCAAATTTATTCAGGCAACTGAAGACAGTAAAAAAACGGGTAATTTACATCCTGAGCGATTAAACAACTGGCAAAATGTTGATCCCTTAGAATCCTTGGCTGGGGCGCGACCTCAAGATGATGTCATCGTGGAACTCAAAAATCCAGTGGTTGTTACCAGTAAACAAAAAGAACGCCCCTCGCTGAGGATTGCCCAAGAACCCGTACAAGTCACGGGTCGGATCTATGCTTTAGTGACAATTATTAAACGAGAGAAAACAGATAGCGTTAGCGCAGCGACTCCTTCGGATCGCTTCGTTGTACGTCACTTTAATAAAAAATCAAAACAATTTGATGGCCCTTTAGAAACAATTCGGATTCCTCAAGTGCCATCTGACCGCAACGGGATTACCCGGTCAACAAATAGAGGAATTGAAAACTCTCCTCTCAATCCCGCAGGCTGGTACATTTATGGGGCAAAAGATGCAGAGGGAATGTTGGTTACCCAGGCAATTGAACCCCGCGCCTTGATGCGTTTACAACCAGATGAAGTACGGGTAAATCGGAAATCTGCCATCTCCTATCTCAAAAAAGAACTTTGGAAAGATACTGAAGGTCAAAAAGGAACCGCCAAAATAGTTTTACTCGATCCAAAAAGTCAGCAATTTAACGAAGCGGTATCGAAATGGCGCGAGGGAGATCGAGCAATTGTCCTTCATACATACGGTGGCATTGGGGGTAAAAACCCTGAAACCGAACCGCTGGGCGTAGTTACGGGACACTTTGCTTATGGCATTGCGACGGTCGTGCGCGATCGCTTCACGGATGAGTTGCGCTTTGACATCGAGTATCGACAAGTTTACGCCCATAACCCTGATGGCATTATTGCTGGAACCATGAAATGGTCTACTTACATGGGAGATTTGCAGCGGGGTTGGCTGGGAAATCGACCTGTATCTGATGCGATCGTCAAGCTCGATGCTGTGACGCAAGATTATGATTTTGATGGCATCCAACTGTCACCAATGAAGGAATTTATGCGCCAGTTGGATATCATGATGGCACGCTACCGGATTGGAGATGGAACGGGTAGTTCTGTGGTAACACCCTCAACTTCTTGCGTACAAGATGCGAACCAAGCGCTTTTTGTGACGATTAAGCAGGTAGAGAAACAGGTGGCGTCGAATCCTCGCATTCAAGAGTGGTTACGGCGTCATCCCACTGACGCTCAAACCTTACGATTTCAGCAACTTGTGAAACTAGGGCGATCGCTTGAAAAGCAATTAGCGCCTCTGGGGATCATTCGTTCGGATTGGCAAGAAAACGCTGAGAATTTGGCAGGAACCAGAACAGCCGACGGCACCCTT